The proteins below are encoded in one region of Silene latifolia isolate original U9 population chromosome 2, ASM4854445v1, whole genome shotgun sequence:
- the LOC141631562 gene encoding 23 kDa jasmonate-induced protein-like, whose protein sequence is MSEAFGLEVSMAYVRALPRYRGRTVTQVDLAREAIRYIQSRGKNMDALSHALQLKAEYGNGVSAHCLIYNASGTRLEEVERRNWSGSIFKMEPPRSFENGQWISFLHVKPAVLPQGSIGAVVYRGTGINGLARDFLVAWNCPWSGSQNSVLTEVRAPGYFSSRWNSIYTALRSSEKMSRFTSAGNFESSMTIGGVTSPEYIAVLQHKFQPLPEEL, encoded by the exons atgagtGAGGCCTTTGGACTTGAAGTATCAATGGCTTACGTGAGAGCATTGCCAAGGTACAGAGGGAGAACAGTAACCCAGGTAGATCTTGCTCGGGAGGCGATTCGATACATCCAATCAAGAGGAAAGAACATGGACGCCTTGTCCCATGCACTTCAGCTCAAGGCGGAATATGGGAATGGTGTTAGCGCACACTGCCTTATTTACAATGCTAGTGGCACTCGACTTGAGGAGGTAGAGAGGCGTAATTGGAGTGGAAGTATCTTTAAGATGGAACCGCCTCGCTCTTTTGAAAACGGCCAGTGGATTTCCTTCCTCCATGTCAAGCCGGCCGTATTACCTCAGGGTTCCATTGGTGCTGTTGTCTATCGTGGCACTGGTATTAATGGTCTTGCTCGCGACTTCCTTGTCGCTTGGAACTGCCCTTGGTCTGGTTCTCAAAACTCG GTTCTTACTGAAGTGAGAGCCCCGGGTTATTTCTCCAGCCGCTGGAATTCTATATATACCGCGCTAAGAAGCTCGGAAAAGATGAGCAGATTCACGTCCGCCGGTAATTTCGAATCAAGTATGACTATCGGCGGTGTCACTTCTCCAGAATATATTGCAGTTCTTCAGCACAAGTTTCAGCCATTACCCGAAGAACTCTAA
- the LOC141643655 gene encoding 23 kDa jasmonate-induced protein-like — translation MANPFGAVVDNYLLDRIAIYAEREKTQEDRAREAMNLRNDNGKSTNADEYAKLLKRAFGDGVSTHIVVYNATGDTLRLVAYREVTGFIGRTPYPLVIGNGQWVAFLHVKPSSVRLGSTGFLVYRGKNASGQERDWLIGWNVPWKAFGTPNSTVLCDVGQLDSFQKNWNTLGGKLINSSRRDRVNKDGAIIDIDIGTTTSPFCRAILQTPHSSLPRSDDLNMFESKELEEKEREGG, via the exons atggCGAATCCATTTGGCGCGGTGGTTGATAACTACTTGTTGGATAGAATCGCGATATACGCAGAAAGGGAAAAAACCCAAGAAGATCGAGCTCGAGAGGCCATGAATCTAAGAAACGATAATGGGAAAAGCACAAACGCTGATGAGTACGCGAAGCTCCTAAAGAGGGCGTTTGGGGACGGTGTGAGCACACATATTGTGGTGTACAATGCCACCGGTGACACTCTGCGTTTAGTCGCATATCGGGAGGTAACGGGCTTTATTGGTCGGACTCCCTACCCGTTGGTCATAGGTAATGGCCAGTGGGTCGCATTCCTTCATGTCAAGCCATCCTCTGTTAGGCTTGGCTCTACGGGTTTCCTTGTGTACCGTGGAAAGAATGCGTCTGGCCAAGAGCGTGATTGGCTTATAGGTTGGAATGTCCCGTGGAAGGCCTTCGGCACTCCTAATTCCACT GTTCTCTGTGATGTTGGCCAACTAGACAGTTTTCAAAAGAATTGGAATACACTTGGTGGGAAGTTAATAAATTCATCTAGGCGAGATCGAGTAAACAAGGATGGAGCGATAATAGATATTGACATTGGTACAACCACCTCCCCGTTCTGTCGTGCCATCCTCCAAACTCCTCATTCCTCTCTTCCGAGATCAGATGACCTCAATATGTTTGAATCGAAGGAGTTGGAggaaaaagaaagggagggagggtag